Proteins found in one Thermodesulfobacteriota bacterium genomic segment:
- a CDS encoding carboxymuconolactone decarboxylase family protein, producing the protein VKAVYEQLEKSFGVVPNVLKGMANITELFMCFMPLLGATLGPSKVDNATKELAILTTTKLNGCSYCTAHHTGAGKRAGLTEEKIDAVPDENSPALDDREKAVVRFSKELAQNVAASQESIDELRKHFDDAQIAELNIVNGTFHILTRFADTFKVELER; encoded by the coding sequence CGTTAAGGCTGTTTACGAGCAGTTGGAGAAATCTTTTGGAGTAGTACCAAATGTGCTTAAGGGAATGGCCAATATCACAGAGCTATTTATGTGCTTTATGCCGCTTCTTGGAGCTACACTTGGACCAAGCAAAGTGGATAATGCAACAAAAGAGCTTGCTATCCTTACTACCACTAAGCTAAACGGCTGCTCTTATTGCACTGCTCATCACACCGGCGCTGGTAAAAGAGCAGGTCTTACAGAGGAGAAAATTGATGCTGTTCCAGATGAGAATAGCCCGGCTCTAGATGATAGAGAAAAAGCTGTGGTTAGATTTTCAAAAGAACTTGCTCAGAATGTTGCCGCAAGTCAGGAATCAATAGATGAGTTAAGGAAGCACTTTGATGATGCTCAAATTGCAGAGTTAAATATCGTCAATGGCACATTTCATATTCTGACCAGGTTTGCTGATACATTCAAAGTAGAGCTTGAAAGATAA